One stretch of Roseimicrobium sp. ORNL1 DNA includes these proteins:
- the ccoN gene encoding cytochrome-c oxidase, cbb3-type subunit I, protein MHSTNGSSPDSAPSPSISAGSGKTTIEFNDRLPRQFLLASIIWGAVGMLVGVIIASQLTHWRMNFDTSWLTFGRLRPLHTNAVIFAFVGNMMFAGIYYSTQRLCKVRVASDLLGAIHFWGWQLIILSAAITLPLGLSRSKEYAELIWPINIAVAVVWVIFAINFFWTLAKRNEPSLYVAIWFYIATIVTVAMLYIVNHLSIPTSWTHSYPIFGGVQDALVQWWYGHNAVAFFLTTPILGIMYYFLPKAAERPVYSYRLSIVHFWSLVFLYIWAGPHHLLNTSLPHWLQLLGMTFSLMLWAPSWGGMLNGLLTLRGAWDKVRTDPVIKFFVAGVTFYGMATFEGPLLSIRAVNSLSHYSDWTIGHVHAGALGWNGFMAAGMFYWMAPRLWGTKLFSKQLANYHFWIGLIGILFYVASMWISGVRQGLMLNATRNGGTELVYSQFLDTLDAIMPLMMMRTLGGALFLVGHLLMVYNIWRTIRSGHPVNETREVFVTRTAAQDRMKWKEVWYNDPVLLTAGGLVLMMGWFFLENYANMGALLSGGILFYIGAQRFRASGGSWTQWYERLLENYMPFTVLTLIAVAIGGMVQILPTVTVNRAKNVEDRLQKLYTPLELAGRDIYVSEGCYNCHSQQIRTMVPDVLRYGAPSRLGESIYDFPFQWGSKRTGPDLARVGGKYPNIWHYNHMLNPRSINANSNMPNYAFLFDAKTDTKALPNKVATMVKLGVPYPAMSSNEIVEAARTQAVQIREDLVKAGATPKLSEESQLVALISYLQKLGQSDPVENAPGIVPLAGRPLPITPDLPDRNRQAASTTGAQ, encoded by the coding sequence ATGCACTCTACGAACGGATCCTCCCCCGACTCCGCGCCTTCCCCATCGATTTCCGCAGGCAGTGGAAAGACCACCATTGAGTTCAACGATCGCCTGCCCCGCCAGTTCCTGCTGGCTTCCATCATCTGGGGTGCGGTAGGCATGCTGGTGGGGGTCATCATCGCCTCCCAGCTCACACACTGGAGGATGAACTTCGACACCTCGTGGCTCACGTTTGGCCGCCTGCGTCCGCTGCACACGAATGCGGTCATCTTCGCCTTCGTCGGGAACATGATGTTCGCCGGCATCTACTACTCCACGCAGCGCCTGTGCAAGGTGCGCGTGGCTTCTGATTTGCTGGGCGCCATTCACTTCTGGGGGTGGCAGCTCATCATCCTCTCCGCGGCGATCACGCTCCCACTCGGACTGAGCCGCAGCAAGGAATACGCGGAACTTATCTGGCCCATCAACATCGCCGTGGCCGTGGTGTGGGTCATCTTTGCCATCAACTTCTTCTGGACGCTGGCAAAGCGCAATGAGCCCTCGCTCTACGTCGCCATCTGGTTCTACATCGCGACCATCGTCACGGTGGCGATGCTCTATATCGTCAATCACCTTTCGATTCCCACCTCGTGGACCCACAGCTATCCCATCTTCGGCGGGGTGCAGGATGCGCTGGTGCAGTGGTGGTACGGGCACAATGCGGTCGCCTTCTTCCTCACGACTCCGATTCTCGGCATCATGTACTACTTTCTGCCGAAGGCAGCGGAGCGCCCGGTATACTCCTACCGGTTGTCGATTGTACACTTCTGGTCGCTGGTCTTCCTCTACATCTGGGCGGGGCCGCACCATTTGCTGAATACTTCCCTGCCCCACTGGCTGCAGCTTCTGGGCATGACTTTCAGCCTCATGCTGTGGGCTCCTTCCTGGGGCGGCATGCTCAATGGTCTGCTCACCCTGCGCGGTGCGTGGGACAAGGTACGCACAGATCCGGTGATCAAGTTCTTCGTCGCGGGCGTCACCTTCTACGGCATGGCTACGTTCGAAGGACCGTTGCTTTCCATCCGTGCGGTGAATTCGCTCTCGCACTACTCCGACTGGACCATCGGCCACGTGCATGCCGGCGCGCTCGGATGGAACGGCTTCATGGCGGCAGGCATGTTCTACTGGATGGCGCCGCGTTTGTGGGGCACGAAGCTCTTCTCGAAGCAGCTCGCCAACTACCACTTCTGGATCGGTCTCATCGGCATTCTCTTCTACGTGGCCTCCATGTGGATCTCCGGCGTGAGGCAGGGACTGATGCTCAATGCCACGCGCAATGGCGGCACGGAGCTGGTCTATTCCCAATTCCTCGACACGCTGGACGCCATCATGCCGCTCATGATGATGCGCACACTGGGCGGTGCCCTCTTCCTCGTGGGTCACCTGCTCATGGTGTACAACATCTGGCGCACCATCCGCTCCGGCCACCCGGTGAATGAAACTCGCGAAGTCTTCGTGACGCGCACCGCGGCGCAGGACCGCATGAAGTGGAAGGAAGTCTGGTACAACGATCCCGTGCTTCTCACTGCAGGTGGCCTGGTGCTCATGATGGGTTGGTTCTTCCTTGAAAACTACGCGAACATGGGCGCGCTGCTCAGCGGTGGCATCCTCTTCTACATCGGCGCGCAGCGCTTCCGCGCGAGCGGTGGCTCCTGGACCCAGTGGTACGAGCGTCTGCTGGAGAACTACATGCCCTTCACCGTGCTCACGCTGATCGCGGTGGCCATCGGCGGCATGGTGCAGATTCTTCCCACGGTCACAGTGAACCGCGCGAAGAACGTGGAGGACCGCCTGCAGAAGCTCTACACGCCGCTCGAACTGGCCGGCCGCGACATCTATGTGAGCGAAGGCTGCTACAACTGCCACTCGCAACAGATCCGCACCATGGTGCCTGATGTACTGCGCTACGGAGCCCCGTCGCGCCTCGGTGAAAGCATCTATGACTTCCCCTTCCAGTGGGGCAGCAAGCGCACGGGTCCGGACCTCGCCCGCGTAGGCGGGAAGTACCCGAACATCTGGCACTACAATCACATGCTCAATCCCCGGAGCATCAATGCGAACTCGAACATGCCGAACTACGCGTTCCTGTTCGACGCGAAGACGGACACGAAGGCGCTGCCCAACAAGGTAGCCACGATGGTGAAGCTGGGCGTGCCCTACCCTGCGATGAGCTCAAATGAAATCGTGGAAGCTGCCCGCACTCAAGCCGTGCAGATTCGCGAGGATCTCGTGAAAGCAGGTGCGACACCAAAGTTGAGCGAGGAAAGCCAGCTCGTGGCCCTCATCTCCTACCTGCAAAAGCTTGGACAGTCCGATCCTGTGGAAAACGCCCCCGGCATCGTGCCGCTGGCGGGCCGTCCGCTCCCCATCACACCTGATCTGCCTGATCGCAATCGGCAGGCGGCCAGCACCACTGGCGCGCAATAG
- a CDS encoding pyridoxamine 5'-phosphate oxidase family protein, producing MKQHAVEARKMCTDRHKGRLAGCGEILYTGNEFLIAMNATNDIEFDPNTYDIEDSEDVINLAKSIVNGHYPGILGTIDAEGKPQMRWMSTLALDEFPVFQTLTSPGSRKVQELKEHPEVNWMFFNKDLSLVVNLKGKAKVISDGPTLKRIWQRIVDMSHAYFLEHYHKKPGFCAIETTVESVEIHSPKHNVHFTLKPFEMA from the coding sequence GTGAAGCAACATGCCGTGGAAGCACGCAAGATGTGCACGGACCGCCACAAGGGAAGGCTGGCAGGCTGTGGCGAAATCCTCTATACTGGGAACGAATTCCTCATTGCCATGAATGCAACGAACGACATCGAATTCGACCCGAACACCTATGACATCGAAGACAGCGAGGATGTCATCAATCTGGCGAAGAGCATTGTGAACGGGCACTATCCAGGCATCCTCGGTACCATCGATGCCGAGGGAAAGCCGCAGATGCGCTGGATGTCCACCCTGGCCCTGGATGAGTTCCCCGTCTTCCAGACACTCACTTCACCGGGCAGCCGGAAGGTGCAGGAACTCAAGGAACATCCGGAGGTGAACTGGATGTTCTTCAACAAGGACCTCTCCCTCGTGGTGAATCTCAAGGGCAAGGCGAAGGTCATCTCGGATGGCCCGACACTGAAGCGCATCTGGCAGCGCATCGTGGACATGTCCCATGCTTATTTCCTGGAGCACTATCACAAGAAGCCCGGCTTCTGCGCGATCGAGACCACGGTCGAATCCGTCGAGATCCACTCACCGAAGCACAACGTGCACTTCACGCTCAAGCCATTTGAGATGGCGTGA
- a CDS encoding group 1 truncated hemoglobin, whose product MKRTILVLSLAFCSLAATAADTSKGAESTAPTCPVTGKAANPAITLVYEGNSYAFADETAKQKFSDDRANSLYQKLGGKTAIDAAVELFYVKVLADKRVNHFFEDINMNKQKRKQKEFLSAALGGPIPYAGKDLRSAHESLGGLNDSHFDAIAENLLATLTELKVDPQLIEQAMAIVGSTRDAVLNRPAKPATPAVP is encoded by the coding sequence ATGAAAAGAACCATCCTGGTCCTCAGTCTCGCCTTCTGCTCTCTTGCCGCCACTGCTGCGGACACCAGCAAAGGCGCCGAATCCACCGCCCCCACCTGCCCTGTCACTGGCAAAGCTGCGAACCCCGCCATCACGCTCGTGTACGAAGGCAACAGCTATGCCTTCGCCGACGAGACCGCCAAGCAGAAGTTCTCCGATGATCGTGCCAACAGCCTGTACCAAAAGCTCGGCGGCAAGACGGCCATCGATGCAGCCGTGGAACTCTTCTATGTGAAGGTGCTGGCGGACAAGCGCGTGAACCACTTCTTCGAGGACATCAACATGAACAAGCAGAAGCGGAAGCAGAAGGAATTCCTCTCCGCTGCGCTCGGTGGTCCCATTCCGTACGCGGGCAAGGATCTCCGCAGCGCTCATGAAAGCCTCGGCGGACTCAATGACTCGCACTTCGATGCCATTGCCGAGAACCTGCTGGCAACCCTCACCGAACTGAAGGTCGATCCACAACTGATCGAACAGGCCATGGCCATTGTCGGCAGCACTCGCGATGCCGTGCTCAATCGCCCGGCGAAGCCTGCGACACCCGCCGTTCCTTAA
- a CDS encoding FAD-dependent monooxygenase, translating into MADTSKSMEGTSGPATRWPTSPPYTTLQRWTALGYGMLCHGLFIIAVSTMFVALRSGLTTGWSTLSGWKGVLGNLALLSQFAAGHSLLLGERGRKWLARLAPFSLGKALSTTLFATISSLQLLLVFLWWSPSHVLWSAPTGWLLHLLDVFYAASWLLLAKSMHDAGMDVQTGSLGWRSVWRNEAVVYKPFARSGTFRLVRQPIYLSFALILWTAPVWTLDHLLAALLWTGYCIAAPVLKEKRYARYYGDAFVRYQERVPYWLPRLPRRRKEAPTARSENVNHDVVIIGAGPVGLLLANLLAARGTQVLIIEQQADVSCPSQAIGITPPSLEIFGRLNLAESLIALGVPIAQVKVDGHYGTLGVCDFTLLPGTHKFVLSVPQSHTMELLRTNLERYPHATIVRGSEAKILSQDSSGVQVEVRNRETPTIMTAGHVIACDGSRGSTRNRLRIRAHEGRYGCHFVMADFKDSSGLGNEARLFFTADGAVESFPLPEGRRRWVIQVPDRLASTSADGTTIVQTVLHRTGISLGTPDEALPPAFAFSPRWMKCDTFVDGRIFLCGDAAHVMSPIGGQGMNTGFADAEFLSVAIPAMQDDPSRTAAWSQAYDRIRSRAARIATRRAAWGMKLGTLRGGAKAVFRDAFMRAALFSPLLARPLASWFSMNSIPGATLNRVPPGRMPRPPQSRRS; encoded by the coding sequence ATGGCTGACACATCAAAGTCGATGGAGGGAACTTCAGGGCCAGCGACGCGATGGCCCACCTCTCCGCCCTACACCACGCTGCAGCGGTGGACCGCGCTTGGCTATGGGATGCTGTGCCACGGACTGTTCATCATCGCGGTCTCAACGATGTTCGTGGCGCTCCGTTCCGGCTTAACAACGGGATGGAGCACCCTTTCAGGATGGAAGGGAGTACTGGGAAACCTCGCGCTCCTCTCCCAGTTCGCCGCTGGGCACAGCCTGCTGCTCGGAGAGCGTGGTCGCAAGTGGTTGGCCAGACTGGCGCCTTTCTCTCTGGGGAAGGCGCTGTCCACCACCCTTTTTGCGACCATCTCATCGCTGCAACTCCTGCTGGTGTTCCTCTGGTGGTCTCCTTCACATGTGCTGTGGTCTGCGCCAACAGGCTGGCTTCTGCATCTGCTGGATGTTTTCTATGCAGCGTCATGGCTGCTGCTGGCAAAGTCGATGCATGATGCCGGCATGGATGTGCAGACCGGATCGCTGGGGTGGCGCAGCGTGTGGCGCAATGAGGCGGTGGTATACAAACCCTTCGCTAGGTCGGGAACCTTCCGGCTTGTACGGCAGCCCATCTACCTCTCATTCGCTCTCATCCTGTGGACGGCTCCAGTCTGGACGCTGGATCATCTTCTGGCCGCACTGCTTTGGACTGGCTACTGTATCGCAGCGCCGGTGCTGAAGGAGAAGCGCTATGCCAGATACTACGGAGACGCCTTCGTCCGCTACCAGGAGCGCGTGCCCTACTGGTTGCCCCGTCTACCACGACGGCGCAAGGAGGCTCCTACCGCGAGAAGTGAAAACGTGAATCACGATGTGGTCATCATCGGTGCCGGTCCTGTAGGACTGCTGCTGGCGAATCTCCTCGCGGCGCGTGGCACACAGGTTCTGATCATCGAGCAGCAGGCCGACGTGTCATGTCCATCGCAAGCCATTGGCATCACCCCACCCTCCCTCGAAATCTTTGGCCGGCTGAATCTCGCGGAGTCACTCATCGCCTTGGGAGTTCCCATTGCACAAGTGAAGGTGGATGGCCACTACGGCACACTCGGTGTCTGCGACTTCACCCTCCTACCCGGCACACACAAGTTCGTACTGAGTGTGCCACAATCCCACACCATGGAACTCCTGCGCACGAATCTCGAACGCTATCCCCATGCGACCATCGTCAGAGGAAGTGAAGCGAAGATCCTCTCTCAAGACAGTTCCGGTGTTCAAGTAGAAGTGCGCAACCGGGAAACACCCACCATCATGACGGCAGGACACGTGATCGCCTGCGATGGAAGTCGTGGCTCCACGAGAAACCGGCTACGCATTCGCGCTCATGAAGGGAGATATGGCTGCCACTTCGTGATGGCGGACTTCAAGGACTCCAGTGGTTTGGGAAATGAGGCCCGCCTGTTCTTCACGGCGGATGGAGCCGTCGAGTCCTTCCCTCTTCCCGAAGGCAGGAGGCGCTGGGTCATTCAGGTGCCGGATCGCCTTGCCTCCACCAGCGCGGATGGGACGACCATTGTGCAGACCGTGCTGCACCGCACCGGCATTTCACTGGGGACACCCGACGAAGCACTGCCTCCAGCGTTTGCCTTCAGTCCACGCTGGATGAAATGCGACACATTCGTCGACGGACGCATCTTCCTTTGCGGAGATGCTGCGCATGTCATGAGTCCCATCGGAGGCCAGGGAATGAACACAGGATTCGCGGACGCGGAGTTCCTGAGTGTGGCCATACCAGCCATGCAGGACGATCCATCGAGAACTGCTGCCTGGTCTCAGGCCTATGATCGCATTCGCTCACGCGCTGCCCGTATCGCCACCCGGCGGGCAGCATGGGGGATGAAGCTCGGGACCTTGCGAGGAGGCGCAAAGGCCGTTTTCAGGGATGCCTTCATGCGGGCAGCGTTGTTCTCACCGCTGCTGGCACGCCCTCTTGCCTCATGGTTCTCCATGAACAGCATTCCCGGAGCCACCTTGAACCGGGTGCCACCGGGCCGCATGCCGCGCCCGCCCCAGTCGAGGCGCTCGTAG
- a CDS encoding type III polyketide synthase, producing the protein MSAYIHHIATLAAPFSYQQDTIRERMMGWTSDERHRRLLSALYRRSGIETRYSVLETFFETGGNGLFQPNEKGYPGNPGTAERNARYAKASREMSEQVARRALEGSGYKASDITHVIYVTCTGFVNPGPELHLVEALGLNPGVERYTLGFMGCYAAFPALRMAAQFCAAREDAVVLVVCLELCTLHLQLEDKPDVMLANSLFADGAAAAIISARPPAAETPAYRLDGFTSELVPSGAAHMAWDIGNHGFEIKLSSYVPEILGAEMQTLMTRVLGKHDHSPEEITEWAVHPGGRAILDKVEQGLNLPNTALASSRRVLKNHGNMSSATVLFVLKDLLETRAPTTGPTCAMAFGPGLTVEVALLQRVGCSPKQRAIELTALQTLHDSTLHG; encoded by the coding sequence ATGAGCGCATACATTCACCACATCGCGACCCTGGCGGCGCCCTTCTCGTATCAGCAGGATACCATCCGTGAGCGCATGATGGGATGGACCTCCGATGAACGGCACCGGCGCCTGCTGAGTGCTCTGTACAGACGTTCCGGGATTGAGACCCGGTACAGCGTGCTGGAGACATTCTTTGAGACCGGCGGCAACGGCCTCTTCCAACCAAACGAGAAAGGCTATCCGGGGAACCCCGGTACGGCAGAGCGGAATGCCCGCTATGCCAAAGCCTCGCGTGAGATGTCCGAGCAAGTAGCCAGACGTGCACTCGAGGGCAGTGGGTACAAGGCCAGCGACATCACGCATGTCATCTATGTCACCTGCACCGGATTCGTGAATCCAGGGCCAGAACTGCATCTGGTGGAGGCGCTCGGGCTGAATCCCGGTGTGGAGCGCTACACCCTGGGATTCATGGGCTGCTATGCCGCCTTCCCGGCGTTGCGCATGGCTGCGCAGTTCTGCGCGGCTCGTGAAGATGCCGTAGTGCTGGTCGTGTGCCTGGAGCTGTGCACGCTCCATCTCCAACTGGAAGACAAGCCGGATGTGATGCTCGCCAATTCGCTTTTCGCGGATGGGGCTGCAGCGGCCATCATCAGTGCGCGTCCTCCGGCTGCAGAGACACCCGCTTATCGATTGGATGGCTTCACTTCGGAGTTGGTGCCCTCAGGCGCAGCTCACATGGCGTGGGACATTGGGAATCACGGCTTCGAGATCAAGCTCAGCAGCTATGTGCCGGAGATACTCGGCGCAGAAATGCAAACGCTCATGACGCGAGTACTGGGCAAGCATGATCACTCTCCCGAAGAGATCACCGAGTGGGCCGTGCATCCCGGTGGACGCGCCATTCTCGACAAGGTGGAGCAGGGACTGAACCTGCCAAACACCGCGCTGGCGAGCTCCCGCCGCGTGTTGAAGAACCATGGCAACATGAGCAGCGCGACAGTGCTCTTTGTGTTGAAGGACCTCCTGGAGACGCGCGCCCCCACGACTGGACCCACGTGTGCCATGGCCTTTGGCCCGGGACTCACCGTGGAGGTGGCACTGCTCCAGCGGGTGGGATGCAGTCCCAAGCAGCGCGCCATCGAACTCACGGCCTTGCAAACCCTTCACGATTCTACGTTGCATGGCTGA
- a CDS encoding YceI family protein has protein sequence MRIPFALLASLAVLLGLETHASAQSSTTQWKASASITFAGTSTLHDWSGTVKAQPFITTVGMTDADKPSSITAKVEVKTVEMDTKEPKRDENMRKAMRAVDFPLVTGEFDTQFSQLISGTGTSPQVLPFKLTILGKTQSATGTISNWKQQGDSASFELDFDVSMKAYGIKVPSVMLVIRVGDVVKVHAKVTLEKVNA, from the coding sequence ATGAGAATCCCTTTCGCCCTTCTTGCGTCACTTGCAGTCCTGCTTGGGCTGGAGACGCATGCCTCCGCGCAGAGCTCCACCACCCAGTGGAAAGCCTCTGCCTCCATTACATTTGCCGGCACTTCAACCCTTCACGACTGGTCAGGTACCGTAAAGGCCCAGCCCTTCATCACCACCGTTGGGATGACGGACGCCGACAAACCGTCGTCCATCACAGCCAAGGTAGAGGTGAAGACCGTGGAAATGGACACCAAGGAACCCAAGCGCGACGAGAACATGCGCAAGGCCATGCGTGCCGTGGACTTCCCACTGGTGACCGGTGAGTTCGACACGCAGTTCTCCCAGCTCATTTCCGGCACCGGCACTTCGCCTCAGGTGCTCCCCTTCAAGCTGACTATTCTTGGGAAAACACAGTCTGCCACAGGGACCATCTCGAACTGGAAGCAGCAAGGAGACAGCGCGTCGTTCGAACTGGACTTCGATGTCTCGATGAAGGCGTACGGCATCAAGGTGCCGTCCGTCATGCTGGTCATCCGTGTAGGGGACGTGGTGAAGGTCCACGCCAAGGTCACGCTGGAGAAAGTCAACGCCTAA
- a CDS encoding cation-translocating P-type ATPase: protein MPATDTESSDSNQEASTWMEGMAAFLAQDDEILAMRLDPAGQTISVATKGIVNAAKLKDKLDTLIRELDEQFLSTRPAAQGASDAALVIERPHVSSAAERKAWTWRQFAWPTVRDAELDQASEWKRLALQAGMCLVLLLAGVILERHEPLKWLAIACYTGSMIAGGINTAVETWAKLKNLRLDIDFLMLAVALAASSIGAWREGALLLCLFSTSGAIEHYVLHRTRREISALTRAAPKVARVIAADGSLQMRPVESLVIGDQLRVLPDELIPVDGTLISGETAVDESNVTGESVPIEKASGDTLLGGTLNLWGSIALRVEKVSAESTLQRIIALIEQAEHLRAPSQRFTDKFGTTYTLSAIGLTIGMFFVWWLVVGIQPFENLPGTTSAFYRSMTLLVVMSPCALALSIPSAILAAIAWGARHGLLFRGGAAVEKLAEVDVICMDKTGTLTEGAMRVRQVESFPAGHEIEVARIAVSLDSHSNHPISRAISEYGRRHELKPETVTDFQRISGMGLRGKIHDVVYYVGRRELLSQPQFREWLQKVPDTPLAFSEVWVLGQGVVGRILLEDSIREGSRSVLKRLKEHGIETMMLTGDRRAAAESVAKELGVASVRAGLHPGDKVNIIQELTSKGRKVAMVGDGVNDAPSLAAAHVSVAMGARGSDAAMEQSDIVLMNDRIEKLLTALELSQRARRIIRQNLAIALGAIALASLASLASLLPLAWGVVAHEGSTLIVCLNSLRLIFHKDTAAK from the coding sequence ATGCCAGCGACTGACACGGAAAGCAGCGACTCGAACCAAGAGGCTTCCACCTGGATGGAAGGCATGGCTGCCTTTCTCGCGCAGGACGATGAGATCCTCGCCATGCGTCTGGATCCCGCTGGTCAGACTATTTCTGTGGCTACGAAGGGCATCGTCAATGCCGCGAAGCTGAAAGACAAGCTCGATACGCTCATCCGGGAACTTGATGAGCAGTTCCTGTCGACCCGTCCGGCAGCACAGGGCGCCTCGGATGCCGCGCTGGTAATTGAGAGACCGCATGTCTCCTCCGCCGCGGAGCGGAAGGCCTGGACCTGGAGGCAGTTTGCCTGGCCCACGGTGCGTGATGCAGAGCTGGATCAAGCTTCTGAGTGGAAGCGCCTGGCCCTGCAAGCCGGTATGTGTCTGGTGCTGCTGCTGGCCGGCGTGATCTTGGAGCGGCACGAGCCCCTGAAGTGGCTGGCCATCGCCTGCTACACCGGCTCCATGATCGCCGGCGGCATCAATACAGCGGTGGAGACCTGGGCGAAGCTCAAGAACCTGCGCCTTGATATCGACTTCCTCATGCTCGCGGTGGCCCTCGCGGCATCGTCGATTGGCGCGTGGCGTGAGGGGGCTCTGCTGCTCTGTCTTTTCTCCACCTCCGGCGCCATCGAGCACTATGTGCTGCATCGCACACGCCGCGAGATTAGCGCGCTTACAAGAGCTGCACCGAAGGTGGCGCGGGTGATCGCTGCGGATGGCAGCCTGCAAATGCGTCCTGTGGAGTCTCTCGTAATTGGAGACCAATTGCGAGTGCTGCCGGATGAGTTGATTCCCGTCGACGGAACCTTGATTTCTGGAGAGACGGCGGTGGATGAATCCAATGTCACCGGTGAATCAGTGCCCATTGAGAAGGCCAGCGGAGATACGCTGTTGGGCGGAACGTTGAATCTCTGGGGCTCCATCGCCCTGCGTGTGGAAAAGGTGTCCGCCGAGAGCACGCTGCAGCGCATCATCGCGCTCATTGAGCAGGCGGAGCACCTGCGCGCGCCGAGCCAGCGCTTCACGGACAAGTTCGGCACCACCTACACGCTTTCTGCGATAGGGCTGACGATTGGCATGTTCTTCGTGTGGTGGCTGGTGGTGGGCATACAGCCGTTTGAGAATCTGCCTGGCACCACATCCGCCTTCTACCGCTCAATGACGTTGCTCGTGGTCATGTCTCCCTGTGCATTGGCCTTGAGTATTCCCTCCGCTATCCTCGCGGCGATTGCCTGGGGGGCGAGACACGGTCTGCTCTTCCGCGGTGGCGCCGCGGTCGAGAAGCTCGCTGAGGTGGATGTCATTTGCATGGATAAGACCGGCACGCTCACCGAGGGGGCCATGCGCGTGCGTCAGGTGGAGAGCTTCCCGGCCGGTCACGAGATTGAAGTCGCGCGCATCGCGGTCTCGCTGGACAGCCATTCCAATCATCCCATCTCACGCGCCATCAGTGAGTACGGCAGGCGGCACGAGCTGAAGCCGGAGACCGTGACGGATTTCCAGCGCATCTCAGGGATGGGATTGCGCGGGAAGATTCATGATGTGGTGTATTATGTCGGCAGGCGTGAACTGCTGAGCCAGCCCCAATTCCGCGAATGGCTGCAGAAGGTGCCGGACACACCGCTTGCCTTCTCCGAAGTCTGGGTTCTGGGACAGGGCGTGGTGGGGCGCATCTTGTTGGAGGACTCCATTCGTGAGGGCAGCCGCTCCGTGCTGAAGCGGCTGAAGGAACATGGTATCGAAACCATGATGCTCACCGGTGACCGCCGCGCCGCCGCGGAGAGCGTGGCCAAGGAGTTGGGGGTCGCCAGCGTGCGTGCCGGCCTGCACCCGGGCGATAAGGTGAACATCATTCAAGAACTCACATCAAAGGGACGGAAAGTTGCGATGGTGGGTGACGGTGTGAATGATGCGCCCAGCCTTGCCGCCGCGCATGTGAGTGTGGCCATGGGCGCGCGGGGCAGTGATGCCGCCATGGAGCAGAGTGACATCGTGCTCATGAACGACCGCATTGAGAAGCTGCTCACTGCCCTGGAACTGAGTCAGCGTGCGCGGCGCATCATCCGGCAGAATTTGGCCATTGCGCTCGGAGCCATCGCGCTGGCTTCACTGGCGTCCCTCGCATCGCTGCTGCCCCTGGCCTGGGGCGTGGTGGCGCATGAAGGGAGCACCCTCATTGTGTGCCTGAACAGCCTGCGGCTCATCTTCCACAAGGACACGGCGGCGAAGTGA